Proteins co-encoded in one Arachis hypogaea cultivar Tifrunner chromosome 11, arahy.Tifrunner.gnm2.J5K5, whole genome shotgun sequence genomic window:
- the LOC112720174 gene encoding probable WRKY transcription factor 20 isoform X2, with product MVNADFNNHVNEKSTQIDVQGKAPCFPSSPSVKSEIAVTSNELSLSSPVQMVSSGASSHVEVDMDEFNHGGSTAGGLQASQVESKSNGLPVASDRVSDDGYNWRKYGQKLVKGSEFPRSYYKCTHPNCEVKKLFERSHDGQITEIIYKGTHDHPKPQPNRRYSAGSIMSMQDERSDKVSFAGRDDKVSNIYGQVSHVAEPGSTPELSPGAASVDSPEGAGLASNKINDELDDDDPFSKRRKMDLGCADITPVVKPIREPRVVVQTLSEVDILDDGYRWRKYGQKVVRGNPNPRSYYKCTNAGCPVRKHVERASHDPKAVITTYEGKHNHDVPTAKNSSHDMAGQAASIGQARIRPEESDTISLDLGMGLNQAAENGSNGQGRVPLSEFGGSQTHTSNSSFKFVHATSAPVYFGVLNNGSIPSYGSRENLSDSTSLNHSTYPCPQNMGRILTGP from the exons ATG GTTAATGCGGATTTCAACAACCATGTAAATGAAAAATCTACTCAAATAGATGTTCAAGGAAAAGCCCCATGTTTCCCCTCGTCACCATCAGTTAAAAGTGAGATAGCAGTAACTTCAAATGAATTAAGTCTATCATCACCTGTTCAAATGGTTAGTTCAGGAGCTAGTTCTCATGTTGAAGTCGATATGGATGAATTTAACCACGGGGGCAGCACAGCCGGTGGGCTTCAAGCATCACAAGTTGAGAGTAAGAGCAATGGACTTCCGGTTGCATCTGACAGAGTATCTGATGACGGATATAACTGGAGAAAATATGGGCAAAAACTTGTTAAAGGAAGTGAATTTCCACGAAGTTATTACAAATGTACACATCCCAACTGTGAAGTGAAGAAACTATTTGAACGTTCTCATGATGGGCAAATCACTGAGATAATTTACAAGGGAACACATGATCATCCTAAACCTCAACCAAACCGCCGATACTCTGCTGGAAGTATTATGTCAATGCAAGATGAGAGATCTGATAAGGTTTCTTTTGCTGGTCGAGATG ACAAGGTATCCAATATATATGGCCAGGTCTCTCATGTTGCCGAGCCCGGCAGTACTCCAGAGCTGTCACCTGGAGCAGCAAGTGTTGATAGTCCAGAGGGTGCAGGGCTTGCATCAAATAAGATTAATGATGAGCTCGATGATGATGATCCTTTCTCCAAACGAAG AAAAATGGATCTTGGATGTGCTGATATCACTCCTGTAGTTAAGCCTATCCGGGAGCCAAGGGTTGTTGTACAAACTCTGAGTGAGGTTGATATATTGGATGATGGATACCGTTGGCGTAAGTATGGGCAGAAGGTTGTGAGAGGCAATCCAAATCCTAG GAGTTACTACAAATGCACGAATGCTGGTTGCCCTGTTAGAAAGCATGTGGAGCGAGCATCTCATGATCCAAAAGCAGTAATAACCACATATGAAGGTAAGCACAATCATGATGTACCAACTGCAAAGAATAGTAGCCATGACATGGCAGGACAAGCTGCATCCATTGGACAGGCAAGAATTAGGCCAGAAGAAAGCGATACGATTAGCCTTGATCTTGGGATGGGCCTTAACCAAGCTGCGGAAAATGGCTCAAATGGGCAAGGGAGAGTGCCACTTTCTGAATTTGGAGGCAGCCAAACTCACACAAGCAATTCCAGTTTCAAGTTTGTCCATGCTACCTCAGCTCCAGTATACTTCGGTGTTCTAAATAACGGTTCAATTCCATCATATGGTTCTAGAGAAAATCTGAGTGATAGTACATCTTTGAACCACTCTACTTATCCCTGCCCGCAGAACATGGGAAGAATACTAACGGGTCCGTAG
- the LOC112720175 gene encoding scarecrow-like protein 21, whose translation MQTSQEHELPYGSGRFYIEPAQNPESYCFPSSENLENYSSSDNSNHATYPLVKISDPYCTLESASTSNIPCQNSASTANFSPNGSPVSKLEPKSHVLRPQHSLETTNGSPEINSCLTHDLDDLRDKIRELETAMLGPDTNTLNMYDIVVPEPEEPDSFLVAAEKWKKTMEIISRGDLKEMLYTCAKSMAENDMETTDWLISELRKMVSISGDPLQRLGAYMLESLVARMACTGSKIYKALKCSEPTGNELLSYMHVLYEICPYFKFGYMSANGAIAEAMKEESHVHIIDFQISQGTQWVSLIQALARRPGGPPSIRITAVDDSFSAYARGGGLDIVGKRLSALAQSCNVPFEFHAVRVPASEVQLEDLELRTNEAVAVNFAIMLHHVPDESVTSLNPRDRLLRLAKNLSPKVVTLVEQEFSTNNAQFLPRFMVTLNYYLAVFESIDAVLPREHKERINVEQHCLAREVVNLVACEGEERVERHELLNKWRRRFTAAGFAPYPLSSFVNASIKTLLESYPGHYTLEERDGTLYLGWMNQVLIVSCAWR comes from the coding sequence ATGCAAACATCTCAAGAACATGAACTTCCCTATGGCTCTGGCAGGTTCTACATCGAGCCTGCCCAAAACCCGGAGTCATATTGCTTTCCATCAAGTGAGAACCTAGAAAACTACTCTTCCTCTGATAACAGCAACCATGCAACCTACCCATTGGTCAAGATTTCGGATCCATATTGCACCCTTGAATCTGCTTCAACAAGTAATATCCCATGCCAAAATTCTGCATCTACAGCCAATTTTTCGCCTAATGGTAGCCCGGTGTCAAAGCTAGAACCGAAATCACATGTCTTGAGGCCACAACATTCTCTCGAAACTACTAATGGCTCACCGGAGATAAATTCTTGCTTGACACATGACCTTGATGATCTGAGGGATAAGATAAGAGAGCTCGAAACTGCTATGCTGGGGCCTGATACAAATACACTAAATATGTATGATATTGTGGTTCCGGAACCAGAAGAACCTGATTCCTTTTTGGTGGCTGCAGAGAAGTGGAAGAAAACAATGGAGATCATATCCAGAGGTGATTTAAAGGAGATGCTTTATACTTGTGCAAAATCAATGGCGGAGAACGATATGGAGACTACTGATTGGCTGATATCAGAGTTGCGTAAAATGGTTTCGATTTCAGGTGATCCTCTGCAACGATTGGGAGCATACATGTTGGAGTCTCTTGTTGCAAGGATGGCTTGCACAGGAAGCAAAATCTACAAGGCCTTAAAATGCAGTGAGCCCACCGGCAACGAACTCCTCTCATACATGCATGTACTTTATGAAATATGTCCATACTTCAAGTTTGGGTATATGTCGGCGAATGGAGCAATTGCCGAAGCTATGAAGGAGGAAAGTCATGTTCACATAATTGATTTTCAGATTAGCCAGGGAACTCAGTGGGTAAGCCTAATTCAGGCTCTTGCTCGCCGACCGGGAGGGCCTCCTAGTATCAGAATAACAGCTGTTGATGACTCCTTTTCGGCTTATGCCCGGGGAGGGGGACTTGACATTGTAGGGAAAAGGCTATCAGCACTTGCACAGTCATGTAATGTACCTTTTGAGTTCCATGCTGTCAGAGTTCCTGCTTCTGAGGTGCAACTAGAAGATCTTGAACTTCGAACTAATGAAGCTGTGGCAGTGAATTTTGCCATTATGCTGCACCATGTTCCGGATGAAAGTGTTACCAGTCTAAATCCTCGCGACCGGTTGTTGAGATTGGCAAAGAACTTGTCTCCCAAGGTAGTGACTCTAGTTGAGCAAGAGTTTAGTACTAATAATGCTCAATTCTTGCCGCGTTTCATGGTGACATTAAACTACTACTTGGCTGTTTTCGAATCGATTGATGCCGTCCTGCCAAGGGAGCACAAGGAGAGGATCAATGTTGAGCAGCACTGCTTGGCTAGAGAAGTTGTCAACTTAGTAGCCTGCGAAGGGGAAGAAAGAGTGGAACGGCACGAGCTTCTGAATAAGTGGAGAAGGCGTTTCACCGCTGCTGGATTTGCGCCTTATCCGCTGAGCTCCTTTGTTAATGCTTCAATCAAGACCCTTTTAGAAAGCTACCCTGGACATTACACTCTAGAAGAGAGAGATGGCACACTTTATCTTGGTTGGATGAATCAGGTTCTTATTGTCTCTTGTGCTTGGAGATGA